A section of the Candidatus Hydrogenedentota bacterium genome encodes:
- a CDS encoding dimethylargininase, protein HLKTAVTRVAEDLLLVNPAWIDGSTFVGSRQLTVDDQESFAANAVFVNGRVIHSTQFPRTQARLRAAGLDVIGVDASELAKAEGGVTCCSLLVS, encoded by the coding sequence TGCACCTCAAGACGGCGGTGACGCGCGTGGCGGAGGACCTGCTCCTCGTGAATCCGGCGTGGATCGACGGGTCGACCTTCGTGGGGTCCCGGCAGCTCACCGTTGACGACCAGGAGTCATTCGCGGCGAACGCGGTGTTCGTCAACGGCCGCGTCATCCATTCGACGCAGTTCCCACGCACCCAGGCGCGCCTGCGTGCCGCGGGGCTCGACGTGATTGGTGTGGACGCCAGCGAACTCGCCAAGGCCGAAGGCGGCGTGACCTGCTGCTCGTTGTTGGTTTCGTAG